In a genomic window of Bemisia tabaci chromosome 1, PGI_BMITA_v3:
- the LOC109037153 gene encoding uncharacterized protein: MFRKLPIESNGSVFIFSDKKSFIHRLGLIKSEKDGVPDLKHMAKNCQVNSMNSMNSLNNMNNMNSMNSMNSVGAGANSMGFLHGNNLGPSASELYENLLMHSSNDRQHYLSNALSISQRYLDQLQNCNTGVVALHNNSTSNNSYVDYYESSSDVSTAEMSMQEYSMNSSGNNSMLMEYRPRKHNKDKEPVFGCEDCGKRYRSKTSLSLHKRLECGKEPAFACPFCPLKTHQKGNLQVHIKKKHSNPREFPGHTLT, from the exons ATGTTTCGCAAACTCCCAATCGAATCTAACGGAagtgtgtttattttttcagataagaaaTCCTTTATTCACCGGTTAGGACTCATTAAGTCTGAAAAAGATGGAG TTCCAGATCTGAAACACATGGCGAAGAACTGTCAGGTGAACAGCATGAACAGCATGAACAGCTTGAACAACATGAACAACATGAACAGTATGAACAGTATGAACAGCGTGGGGGCGGGGGCGAACAGCATGGGGTTCCTGCACGGGAACAACCTGGGTCCGTCGGCGAGCGAGCTGTACGAGAACCTGCTGATGCACTCGTCCAACGACCGGCAGCACTACCTGTCGAACGCACTCTCGATATCGCAGCGGTACCTGGACCAGCTGCAGAACTGCAACACGGGGGTCGTGGCGCTCCACAACAACTCAACGAGCAACAACTCCTACGTGGACTACTACGAGTCCAGCTCGGACGTCTCGACGGCGGAGATGAGCATGCAGGAGTACAGCATGAACAGCTCGGGCAACAACTCGATGCTCATGGAGTACCGCCCGCGGAAGCACAACAAGGACAAGGAGCCCGTCTTCGGCTGCGAGGATTGCGGCAAGCGCTACCGCTCCAAGACCTCGCTCAGCCTCCACAAGCGCCTCGAGTGCGGCAAGGAGCCCGCCTTCGCCTGCCCCTTCTGCCCTCTCAAGACCCACCAGAAGGGCAACCTCCAGGTCCACATCAAGAAGAAGCACTCCAACCCTCGCGAGTTCCCCGGGCACACGCTCACCTAA